The DNA window CTAATTGATGTAATACGTTGGAGCTTAATTGGAGAACTGTGCCCAAGGTAGGAAGTAATTCATTAGTAGGCCATTCTAATATGCCTGATGTACGCAAGCGGGTGTCAGCACTCAATAATTGCCATGTTTTCTTCTGTTGGGTTGGGTCGTTTCCTGCTATCAGAAACAGCACCGTACCCACTGTAGCCTGAAGGTAAGGAGTATGGGGAAGTTTTAATAGCCCAAATTGCCCCAAATCTAATTTTGCCTTATTTTCCGCAAAAGCCTGCCATAGCGTTGGATATACCTGGTTGGCTAAAGCACCAAGTATGACCAATCGTTCCACAATGCTAAATGGAGCAATCATTTGCTGGTAATCTTTTTGAAACTCTTCCAGAGGAATGCTCAGGGGCTCAGCCAAGGTAGCTTCTTCTTTTTGGGAGTTACTCCCTTCCTGATCGAGTCGGAAACAGATGTAGTCTTGTAACCATTTCAAGTCTTGGGAGTAGTCTTTTAGCATAATTGTTTGCATATCTGTAGTCAATATTTAATTTTAGCGTTGGGCAAAGCTTCTTGCAATGCCTTTTTATCGGTTGTTGACAAGTGTAAAGGGTTACCTGATAAATTCAAGTGTTTCAAAGATTTGAGTTTATAAACACAATCTGGGATTTTAGTAAAACGATTGTTAGCTATGTTTAAACTTCTGATGATGCGTAGCTTGCCCAATTCGATGGGTAAGTCACTCAATTGATTGTTTTTCAACCCCAAATACACCAAAGGTGATTTGCCTAAGATGGCTGGAATATACGTGAGTTGATTATCACTCAAATCCAAGTCATTTAGCCTGGAAAAATGAGGCAGATCATTGGGCAACGCCTTGATTTTATTTTGCTGTAATTCCAGCGTGCCCAATCTTTGGCGTGCCTGGTAGGTGGCTTTTGGGAAATGGGTCAATTGGTTTGCTCTTAGGTCGAGGATATACAATGACTTAGGCAAACAATTAGGGGGAATGGATTGAATTTGATTATGACCAAGATTCAATACATTGAGTTCAGACATTTTACCCATGCTGGCGGGCAGAGTTTTGAGTTGGTTATGGTCAAGGTCTAATTTTTCTAACTGACCTAAATTACCAATTTCAACAGGAAGTACCCTTAACTGATTCTCGCCTAAGTTTAATACCCACAATCGAGCTAATTGACCAATCTCTTTGGGAAGGGATTTGATTTGGTTTTGCGTTAATGCCAGTCGCAATAGCTTTTTTAGTTGACCAATTTCAGGGGGTATGGTGGTTAGTTCATTATTTGGGAGGTAAAGACGAGAGGTGGAGTCTAGTTGCCCAATTTCGGGAGGCAAGGTTTTCAATCCTACTCCCAGAAGGTTCCATTCACTCACTCTTTTGAGCTTTACAATGTCAGGTGGTAAGGTTGTTAAGTTCTGGCTATGGTCCCCTATCACTTCTTTTACCTGGGTGGCTTCCGCAAGGTTAGTAGGCCAATGTTGGAATTCAGTCCCATCTCTAAGTTCTAGAGTGGGAGTATGTATATTTTCTAATGTCCAGGTTTTGGGAGACGGCTTGGGGGCAGATGGTTGACTTATGACAATGGCCACTACCAACACCACCACCAGGCTCAATAAAAATAAAGTTTTGTGGGCAAGTTTCATATTTGAATAGCTTTTTATAAAATAACTGATTGCTTACAATACTACCTGTAATTGATATTTACCATTAATGTTTTTAGGTCCATAGCTTTTGTGTCCTGCATGACTCAAATCATTAATGGTGAATACAGGTCCAGAAGCAGCGAACAAAAGGTTAAAAGAACGAATGTCTTTAATGTTCC is part of the Microscilla marina ATCC 23134 genome and encodes:
- a CDS encoding leucine-rich repeat domain-containing protein, with amino-acid sequence MKLAHKTLFLLSLVVVLVVAIVISQPSAPKPSPKTWTLENIHTPTLELRDGTEFQHWPTNLAEATQVKEVIGDHSQNLTTLPPDIVKLKRVSEWNLLGVGLKTLPPEIGQLDSTSRLYLPNNELTTIPPEIGQLKKLLRLALTQNQIKSLPKEIGQLARLWVLNLGENQLRVLPVEIGNLGQLEKLDLDHNQLKTLPASMGKMSELNVLNLGHNQIQSIPPNCLPKSLYILDLRANQLTHFPKATYQARQRLGTLELQQNKIKALPNDLPHFSRLNDLDLSDNQLTYIPAILGKSPLVYLGLKNNQLSDLPIELGKLRIIRSLNIANNRFTKIPDCVYKLKSLKHLNLSGNPLHLSTTDKKALQEALPNAKIKY